The DNA segment TTATGCCACTCTCTAAAGGTGATGAGTTCTTGTTTATCGCAACTATCTTGCGATCAATTACGATAAATTTAGTAGAAGTATTCTCTCGAATTACTCTAGCTGATAATTTCTACAACTCATAAAGATCACACCAAAGctttgttatctctaatcccgcttttAAATCCAAGTAATTAATCTCTAAACTTACTCGAAAGTGGaattgttcaacaacaatctaatcaAGTATTTTCTCTCAAGCAACACAATataactagacacgattaatcaagggcccttcaATTAACCACAACAAGCACGTAGTTGaaaaattaaagagtaaaacAACTCAATTATACCAATAAGCAATCAAGAATTCAttcaacaattggttccatcaaaccctagatgacgagtttagctactcataatattatgcaagattacaatataaaaagtcataaccaacaatggaaatatgaagaagaaagtgaaaaactcATAGACGAATTCTCCGCCTTACTATttttgtgttcttgcctccttttGTTCGAATCCCCTCAAAAAGTGAGTTTAGcgactatttatatgggatagggtTAGCATAGGGAGAAATAATACAAGCCAACTTTGGAACAGACGTTTCAGGTTAGCTCGTTCACTCTCTCGTGCGCACGTGAGAGTAAACGAGCGAAGtacttctcttttttcttttcttccccaTTCTCGTGTGCACTTCCACACCCTTTTAGCTTAGTTCACTCTTATTTTCAAGCTTTCCTCAACTAGCTCATTCACTCTCTCGTGTGCACGCGAGAGTGAACGAGCAAAGTTCTTTTGTTTTTTGGTCTCGAATCAACTTCTTTTGCTCACCTTTCGTCCAACTTGCTCATACGCATAAGAATGCACGTAATGAGCATAATTACTACAAAAAATCATGTAATCTCCTGCATTAACACAAGTTATAAGATAAAAGTACACCCAAAAATATGCGTTTTCCACCGTTTATCAGTTGTACTTAGAAATTTTCTAggaaactcagtagagcttatgacttgtactaccgattttgggatatTGTATCATCTTGGAATTGTTggctttatataaaaatatatggttTATGTTTAATAGTTATTTTGATTAAATTCTGCcatttaattcagtaagtgttaggcttacctagtcttagagactatgtacTATCACAACattctacggagggaaattggggtcgtgacatatgtaTTTGAAACAAAATAgtcctaaatattttaaaaagaaaaaatgattGTAAAAGTAGACATTCCAACATAAAAAGAAGAGCCAATACCCTAAAACCCACCTAAACTATACAACCCTTGTCAGTTGCCTATCTAAACTATCACATGTCCCCGAAACCTCCCTGAACTATATCACCCTTCATAATAAAACTCCCTCGTCGCATTCTTACTAGTGCATATAATACACTctccaaattatttttaaaatctgcCACGTGGCAATCTACGcgaatatttgtttattttaatctaaaaaatagacttaattaaaattttaatactCTTTATTATATCATTGTAAAAAAAtatatggtaaaaataaaaagggggTCATGGTTAAAACTATTTGGTCAATTGTAAAAAACTTATTTTCTCTTTGTTCTCATCAGAGACTTTGCTCTCACCGGAGAATGGTTACACTAATCTCTCAGTAGCGATTTTCTCTATTAATCTTAGTTCTAACCTCGATTGCTTTGTCTATTATTGCTTCTGTTCAAATCGGGATAAAAAATAGGATTTCTGCTCCTAAATCGATATAGAAGATTATGATTTTGATAGacctaaattctaaaaattgttGAAAGGAGATACCTAAATTATCAATGAAGATAGCTACACACAGGTCATATTTCTTTATTGCCTAATTTCTTGAAAGACATTAAACCTCAAGCTCAACAAATACTTGAAAATGTGTTCCtgcttttaaataattttagtttaGAAATGAAGGACGGATAAAACGAGAAAGAtaagaaataaaatcaaaaaataacaaGAGAGAACTTCAGATGGATTCAAATGATGAAATGGAGAAGTAAGGTGAAAAATGGTGAAAGAGgtaaaaaaaaaatgaggaatggatatagagaaaagagaagaaaataaaaagaaatataaaatttgaaaaagaaggGCTAATTAGGTGTTAGACACGCCATTTATTACACAAGTTATTGCCACGTAAGCACGAGCGATTTTATTATGAATATAGTACATGGTTTTAGTTTAGGCGTGTTTTAGGTTATTAATAAGTATTGAGTCGGAGAAATTGTGAAAGCAGACAGTGCAAAATAAATAGCAGTCGTTcacctaaaaccctaaaccctctCCTAAATCGCGAGTGCAGCAGaaatggggaagaagaagaagagagccGAACGAGAAGCTGAATCGGAACCTCTAAATACAGAAAACATCAAAGAGCAAAATGATGCCCAGCTCGCGAATGGGGGTTCGCTGGAGGAGcagaggaagaaaaagaagaagaaatcgaAAGAAAGCgtgtttaagaaagaaataaccACAGTTTCCATAGCATTACCTGGCTCTATCATTGACAACACTCAATCACTCGAACTCGCCACACGGGTAACTTCCTAATCTTCATTATAATCTTCTCTTTCTCATCGAGTTTCTTTTACATAAGAAAATGAACGACTATGCCTCAATCTCAAACTAGTTATGCTCCGTTGTATAAATCATAATTATCCACTATACTACATTTGAACCGGTTTCATACCCAATTTAGTGTCAAGCGTGTGTTTATTAGAATATGTCTATGTGGATTTAACTTAATTAGCAGCTACTCCATTCCATATGGACCGGTTTCGGTTGTTGTGTTAGCAGGGGCGTAACTAGCCCTTTGGTATGAACCTAGTATTTTTGTACGTGGagcaaaatatatatgtgaaaCCCCacttaaatttaattattgttagatTTAAACCCATAATTTTGAAGATAAATGAGTTCAGTGCTAAGAATCTTAAAGGCCTAGCCTATCAAGTTAAAATCATTGCTTTGCCTCTTGTTGTGTGTGCCTAGAAAACGTCCCTACACATTGGTTATCAACTAATACTACTAGTTTTGGTACTGCATCCCACCTCCTTTATCAGGGTTTGGCACTGGCAATGCGAAGCTCGTAGGGATGGAGTTAGATGAAATAATGTTTGAGAGGAAACAAAAAGTTGGAAGTGATAAATGCATACAATACTTGATTTTTTATGCAACTTATGAAGTGTTTACGGTTTACCATCCAAGTGTTCTAGTAGTTTTTAATTCTGTTACTTATCTtctaattatttgttatttttctatCTTATATGGGCAGTTGGCCGGCCAGATTGCTCGTGCTTCCACCATTTTTCGGATAGATGAGGTGCTCATATTTGGCAAGTTATTGATTTGATCATGTGTAGATTTTGTTGAGAGAATTGGTATCGCTTTCAGTATGTGGACGTCATGTCTATATGTTTGAACATATGCATACAATACAAAATCTCTAACAGGGTTACGTGTGGTTAAAAAGTGAAATAACTTGCAACTTTGAGTGCTGAAATGAGTTGTAAGGTTTTTTCTTGAACAGGTTGTTGTATTTGACAACAAAGGCAGTTCTGTGGACGGTTCAGATCCAACTATGGAGGACGAGTCACATGATGATGAAAGTGGTGCTGCATTTCTTCTAAGGATTTTGAAGTATATGGAGACACCTCAATATCTTCGGAAGAGTCTTTTCCCTATGCATAACAATCTAAGATTTGTGGTGAGGATCGCCTCTTGAAATTATAAGAAAAATGTTAAAAATAGTGTGGTTTGCTTGAATTATGAAAActagttttattatttaaataaattactATTGTGTAATTGAATAAATATAATTCAGTACTAGATGGTGCTATTATTAGCTTTGAGAATTGATTTTGATATATTTACTTTTTGTATGGTGAGCGAACAAAAGTTGTGATTGACACTACTATTTTAATGATTTAAAAATAATACAATTTTGATGAGGTTTACTAATTAAGTGCAATGAAATGTCCAAACCAAACAGGCTTAAATTGAATCAATTTCGTGATTCTTAATCTTAAATTCACTATTTGTATTCAGGGTTCATTGCCGCCACTTGATGCCCCACACCATTTGCGGAAGCATGAATGGGCTCCCTATCGAGAAGGTAGCATCCTAAAGAATACTCCTATCATTTGCATGTTTGTTACGACTTGCACACTAGCAGAAGATCAAAGAACTAAAAGGACCTTGCGCTCAGTCACTTATTAATTGTTAATTTTCTTCCTTGCTAAACTCTCGTATAATGAATGTGTTTCAATATTATGCTTACAAGCACATTCTCAATTCCATATCTTGCAACAACTTCGAAATGTTGATTTTTAGAAGAGAATAGCAAAATAAATCTTATATGTAAATGTTGCTCTCCATATAAAAGCTCAGACTATCTTGATTTCCATTTCCCAGTATCCTCCATTGGGGAGGTCTGGCACACATAGTTTTGGCCCCTTGGATCAGCAAGGGTGTGATTGAGATGGTATTTgatataagtttttttttttttaatttttaagttgCTCTCCCCAATAGTACGATCATACATGAAAGTGATGAACAGTGTGATCATACACAAAAATGATGGCCTTTTCTTTGGCATATATGTAATTAATTACGTGTGCATGGCTGTGTGCATGCACTTGTCTCTGTCTATTGCATTGGCATTTGATGGGGTTATTGGTGGATAAGGATTCTGGCCGCTTGAACAGTCTATATGGTGTAGgtgtataattaaaaaatatctaTATCTCTATTTATAAATGATATATGGTGTGATGGTGCAAAGTTTGTTGCATATGATGGCTTACACTTGATCTCTGAACTTCAGGTAGGTCCTGTTGAAAAATTCACTTTACTGATGCTACAACTTTGCACCTATCTATTGTCTTTAGCTAAtatattttgaccaaaaatagTTATTCTGTTTGGCATTGAGGCACAATTTTTGTTGCGTATCGTTACCTAAGTACAAGAGTTGGAATATAAAAATTCTAGAAGACTATATAATGTAATGGTCTGTTTTGTTTTCAAACCAATCATGTTCCTGGTCAGTTTTCAAAGATATGATAAATGGATTATGGTGCAAAGTTTGGTGCATATGATGGCTTACACTTGATCGCTGAACTTCAGGTAGGTCCTGTTGCAAAGTCCACTTTACTGATGCTATAACTTTGCACCTATCTATTGTCTTTAGTTGATgtattttgaccaaaaaatagTTATCTAGTTATGGATCTAGGCATAGCTATTGTGTATAGCTACCTAAAAACAAGATTTGAAATACAAAAATTCTAGAAGATTATCAAAATTTAAGGGCCTGTTTGGTTGTCAAAGCAAACatgtttcttctttgttttcaaaTATATGGTAAATGGGATATGGTGCAAAGTTTGATGCATATGATGGCTTACACTTGATCGCTGAACTTCAGGTAAGTTCTGTTGAAAAATTCGGTTTACTGATGCTATAACTTTGCACCTATCTGtcttgattaaagaaaaaagacTTTTGTACCTATTTAATTGACATATAAAGTTCTAGATGGAAATATAGTAAATAGAAAAACTAAGGGGCCTATTTTGACTCAATACGAATCTTACATTAGATGTTTAAATTACCTAATTTTCCCTATCTATCAAGTAAATTTCTTTCTTCTCCTTGTAACATCTCTTCAGAATAATTTCTCAAGTACTTTTGTGATCTGGTTATCCCTTTTGTTTATCGTGTTGTGTTGTGATCTAAATATCATCTTGACACACTTGCTGGATAGGTAACACCCCGAGACATCTTTTTCTGTTTCTAGGTGTCACATTGAAGGATCGAAATTTAAAATCTGGAAGCACACTTGTTGACATCGGGCTTAGCAAGGTACTTCATGCTGCAATTTCGACGTGTTGTCTTACTTTGTGTACAGGCATGTGGTTGCTACTTTTTTCCTTGTAGTGTAGCTGTTGTCATCATGACTCATACCGTTTCTGTAGCTGATAGGCAGATTCACTTTGAATGTTAAGAAGCGTACGTATGCAAATGAAAGAAGAATCTACTCACTAGCAGAGTTTGTAACAGTAATACAATTGGAGCTACTCTCATATCTCATTTCTATTTCATATTCTTCAGATTGACTGTTACAGTTATCATTGTTTTGATGAAATATTGTTAAGATGGGCTTAGATATGAAGGAGAACAACTTAACCTGGAATGTGGTTTCAAGATATTGGTAAAATGGTATTAAATATGGGCTATGAGAAAAAAACCACATAGAAGCTGTATGTAAATTAGGCAATGTTGTTATTCTTTTTTGATTTATTGATCTTTATTTGCTTTCAAAAGCTAGAACTTTGCCATTTCCTAGGGtcctttttttcttcaaaatatgAAGTTGGTCAGAAAGAATAGGATACATGGAGATGGAGTACCTATGTGGATTTGGTCACCAGTTTAATGTGAAGCTAAGTGTAGATTCTTTATCAGACTTTGAGGACTGTGAAGCTGAGTGTAGATTTTTTTCATTCTATGAGGATTATTTGGCTTGATGTTCAATCATGAGGTTGGAACGCTGAATGACCGAATCGGGGCCTTTGTATGCAGTGCTTTGCCATTGCTTCCTTTACCCCTTGTTTTCCAATGGTGTGGCTGCTTGAAAAGCAAAAGTTCTATTTGTCATTAATAGGATGTTTGGGATTTTATTTCCCCCCTTGTCTTCAAATAAATTACTATTGCTGCATCCCGGAACAAGAAATCACAGTGTTGgcattttttattaaattttttggtttttttgtgTTGGCCATCAGTTTATATTGCTAGTTTTACGCAGCCTGTCGCAATTGATCAAGTCATTGACCCAGGAAAAAGGGTGACAGTGTCCATGGGAACAGAGAGAAACTTGAATGCAGGTCTGTACCAGAACTATACGACTTACATGGCTGTATATCTTGCTTTCCTTTCAATATTTGTTGTGCTTATTTGACCGTTACATTAATTTCCAATTTTAACACTGTTATGGCTACTCAGGAGGTGTTGATGAAGTAATCTGATTGAATAAAATTGTTGGAATCTTTTCATTGTTGGAATCTTTTCTGCAGACAAGTttgctgcccccccccccccctcttttaatttggatatatttctctctttttccaaCATGTATGTGGTGGTTTTGAGAGGGCATCTTTGCAAACCTTGTTGATGTTTGTAGACTTCAATATAGTTTGTAGCTAACCCCGGCACAATGCGCTGTAACGTTAAAACATTCCTAATTTCTCAAACTTATCGAACTTGCTTACATGATGTTTTAGTAAAACAACCAAGGAAGCAAATGCTTCCAGAAAACTGTCTGCAAACCTGAAGTACTGCCACTGGAACTGCTCTATTCAATTAATATTGTTGTTGGCTACTTGA comes from the Nicotiana tabacum cultivar K326 chromosome 14, ASM71507v2, whole genome shotgun sequence genome and includes:
- the LOC107776075 gene encoding uncharacterized protein LOC107776075; this translates as MGKKKKRAEREAESEPLNTENIKEQNDAQLANGGSLEEQRKKKKKKSKESVFKKEITTVSIALPGSIIDNTQSLELATRLAGQIARASTIFRIDEVVVFDNKGSSVDGSDPTMEDESHDDESGAAFLLRILKYMETPQYLRKSLFPMHNNLRFVGSLPPLDAPHHLRKHEWAPYREGVTLKDRNLKSGSTLVDIGLSKPVAIDQVIDPGKRVTVSMGTERNLNADIPHQVVSSSTPREDAGMYWGYKVRYAPNISSVFKNCPYEGGYDHLIGTSEHGLVMKSSDLILPSFRHLLIAFGGLAGLEECIEEDKSLKGKSAKEVFDLYLNTCPHQGSRTIRTEEAIFISLQYLQEPVDRVLQKI